The proteins below come from a single Aegilops tauschii subsp. strangulata cultivar AL8/78 chromosome 6, Aet v6.0, whole genome shotgun sequence genomic window:
- the LOC109771510 gene encoding uncharacterized protein, which produces MFSLSSPPLALERKLKLSTTYTILLVMFLFTLYITSCEARRLRVNGKHSSSSKSSSSSQDAAEVANAQKKTRSSLMVHDAGKKARAAGSSIDQPTGAGATLINRSGGIRNTTHAARVSQQLPHRKHVDDQGIHLDYAQPRTRTPYHN; this is translated from the exons ATGTTTAGCCTAAGCTCCCCTCCCCTAGCTCTCGAGAGGAAGCTAAAGCTCTCCACCACCTACACTATTCTCCTAGTGATGTTCCTCTTCACTCTCTACATCACCTCATGTGAAGCTCGTCGTCTCCGCGTCAATGGCAAGCACTCAAGCAGCAGCAAGTCTTCCTCGTCATCCCAG GATGCGGCAGAGGTTGCTAATGCCCAGAAGAAAACGAGAAGCTCGTTGATGGTTCACGATGCGGGGAAGAAGGCTCGAGCTGCCGGAAGCAGCATCGATCAGCCGACGGGCGCGGGAGCAACATTGATCAATCGATCAGGTGGAATACGAAACACCACGCATGCCGCTAGGGTTTCGCAGCAGCTTCCTCATCGCAAGCACGTGGATGATCAGGGAATTCACCTGGATTATGCTCAGCCTAGAACCCGCACTCCGTATCACAACTGA